The DNA window ACTGGCGAACCTGACCTGGGCCGGCTTCGTGTTCAACAACCTCGTGCCGGTCACGCTCGGCAACATCATCGGCGGCGCGGTCATGGTTGGCGCGATCTACTGGTTCATCTACCTGCGCCACGCGCCGGAGCACCGTTTTTCGCGGCGCGGCGGCGGGAAACAATGAATCCCAGGGCGGCTCACAGGGCTTTCCCAAAATCAGTACTTCCCCCACCCTAACCCTCCCCCGCGACGCAAATACGGCGTCGCAGGAGAGGGGATTGGCCCCTTCCCCTGTTCGCTGCCGTTGCGAACGGGGGAAGGTTGGGATGGGGGTAGCCTCGACCAGGACTTTGGAAAGGCCCTGGGACAACTCAAGGCGCTGCAATGAATTCGGCGCAACCGAACGTATAATACAGAGACTTACGCGGGGCGGCTCGTTGGCCGCCCCGTCGCACACTGGCAGGCCATCACACACGACGAGGGGGAGAACGCATCATGGGCAACGGATTGACGGTTCTGGGCTGCTTCGCGCACCCGGATGATGAGGGATTGGTTACGGGCTCGTTCGGGCGCTACATCGACGAAGGCGCGCGCTGCGCGCTGATCTGCGCCACACGCGGCGAGGTCGGTGAGATCGCGGCCGGCGTCAACGCCACGCGCGAAACGCTCGGGCAGGTGCGCGAGCAGGAGTTGCGCACCGCCATGGCGCACATCAACCTGAGCGAGATCATCTTCTTCGACTACCGCGACTCGGGCATGGACGGCACGCCGGAGAACAAAGACCCGCGCGCGTTCATCAATGCCCCGGACGACGAGGTCACCGGCGCGCTCGTGCGCCACATTCGCTCCATCAAACCGCAGGTGCTGGTGACGTTCGATCCCAAGGGCGGCTACGGCCACCCCGATCATATCAAGATCCACCACGCGACGATGGAGGCCTTTGACCTGGCTGGCGATCCGAACGCCTTCCCGGAGCAGATCAAGGCAGGGTTGCAACCGCACACGCCGCTCAAGCTGTACTGGACCGGGTTCTCCCGCGAGTTTTTTGAGGAAGTCGGGCGCTATCTGAAGGAGCAGGGCGTCGACCTGTCGCAGTTCGGGCCATTCAACCCGCAGACGCGCGTCAGCATGATGGAGCACGACGTGACGACCCAGGTGCACGTGGCCGCCTATGTCGAACTAAAGGAGCGCGCGTGGGCCTCGCATGCCACTCAGCAGAATCCGAACAGCGTGCTCGGCAAGCTGCCGCGCGACATGTGGCGCAAGTTCCGCATGACCGAGCACTTCATTCTGGCGAAGACGCGCGTGCCGCATCCCGGCGGCATCATCGAGGACGACCTGTTTGCGGGGGTGCGAGGCTGAGTCGTATTTGACACTCCCCGCATGTGATGTTACTATCGCTTTTAGCAATCGAATAGGATTGATCATCCAGAGCGGCGGAGGGACCGGCCCAATGATGCCGCGGCAACCAACTAGTAACTAGCGACTAGTCGCTAGCGGCTAGCCTGGTGCCAAGTCCGTCAGACAGCAGTTCCGTCTGGGAGATGACTTGTAGTGAACAGACTCTCCTTTTGACGGAGAGTTTTTGCTTTTTAACAGGCCCGCCGATGCGCACCGTCTTCTGGGACGATAACCAAGTGAAGATGATCGACCAGCGCAAGCTCCCGCACGAGCTGGTCGTCAACAGCTACGACACCTATCAGGGTGTCGCCGAGGCGATCCGTACCATGGTCGTGCGCGGCGCGCCGGCGATCGGCGCCACCGCCGCCTTCGGGCTGGCGCTGGCCGCCGTGAACAGCAGCGCCACCACCCGCGACGCGCTATTGTCCGACCTCGACGCCGCCGAAAAGATTCTCGCCGCCTCCCGCCCTACCGCCGTCAACCTGTTCTGGGCGCTGGAGCGCATGCTGCGCGTGGCGCGCGACCCGCAGCACACCTCGCCCGCCGCCGTGCGCGATGCGCTGATCGCCGCCGCGCAGGACCTGGCCGACGAGGACGTGGAGATCAACCGGCGCATGGCCGAAGCCGGCGCCGCACTCGTCAAGGATGGTGACACCATCCTGCACCACTGCAACACCGGCGCGCTGGCTGCCGTGGACTGGGGCACCGCGCTCGGCGTCATATTCATGGCGCACGACCAGGGCAAGCACATCCATGTGCTGGTCGACGAGACGCGCCCGCGCCTGCAAGGGGCGGCCCTGACCGCCTGGGAACTGATGCAGCGCGGCATCGACATGACGCTAATCGCCGACAACGCCTCCGGCTACTTCCTGCACTCCGGCCAGGTCAACCTCTGCTTCGTCGGCGCCGACCGCATCGCCTCCAATGGCGACACGGCCAACAAGATCGGCACGTACAAGATCGCGGTCGTCGCGAAGGAGAACGGCGTGCCGTTCTACACCGTCGCACCGACCTCGACGGTCGATCTCAACCTGCGCTCCGGCGACGACATCCCGATCGAAATGCGCGATGCGCGCGAAGTGACGCACATCGGCGGCCATTCCATCGCGCCGCTGGGCGTCAAAGTCGCCAACCCGGCGTTCGACGTCACACCGCACCGCTACCTGAGCGGCATCGTCACCGAAGAAGGCATCGTGCGCCCGCCGTTCACCGACGGCCTGCGCGCGGCCGTGGCGCGGGCGCACAGCCGGCGCGCGGCCCGGTAACTCAAATATGGAGAACGTGTTGTGAGCATTCTGGTCGTCGGTTCCATCGCGCTGGATTCAGTGCAGACCCCGTTTGGCACGGTCGAGGACGCCCTGGGCGGCTCGGCCACCTATTTCTCCGCCGCCGCCAGCCTCTACGAGCGCGTGTC is part of the Chloroflexota bacterium genome and encodes:
- the mtnA gene encoding S-methyl-5-thioribose-1-phosphate isomerase, which produces MRTVFWDDNQVKMIDQRKLPHELVVNSYDTYQGVAEAIRTMVVRGAPAIGATAAFGLALAAVNSSATTRDALLSDLDAAEKILAASRPTAVNLFWALERMLRVARDPQHTSPAAVRDALIAAAQDLADEDVEINRRMAEAGAALVKDGDTILHHCNTGALAAVDWGTALGVIFMAHDQGKHIHVLVDETRPRLQGAALTAWELMQRGIDMTLIADNASGYFLHSGQVNLCFVGADRIASNGDTANKIGTYKIAVVAKENGVPFYTVAPTSTVDLNLRSGDDIPIEMRDAREVTHIGGHSIAPLGVKVANPAFDVTPHRYLSGIVTEEGIVRPPFTDGLRAAVARAHSRRAAR
- a CDS encoding PIG-L family deacetylase, which gives rise to MGNGLTVLGCFAHPDDEGLVTGSFGRYIDEGARCALICATRGEVGEIAAGVNATRETLGQVREQELRTAMAHINLSEIIFFDYRDSGMDGTPENKDPRAFINAPDDEVTGALVRHIRSIKPQVLVTFDPKGGYGHPDHIKIHHATMEAFDLAGDPNAFPEQIKAGLQPHTPLKLYWTGFSREFFEEVGRYLKEQGVDLSQFGPFNPQTRVSMMEHDVTTQVHVAAYVELKERAWASHATQQNPNSVLGKLPRDMWRKFRMTEHFILAKTRVPHPGGIIEDDLFAGVRG